In Vibrio bathopelagicus, the following are encoded in one genomic region:
- a CDS encoding prepilin-type N-terminal cleavage/methylation domain-containing protein, whose protein sequence is MLKNQKGFSLVELVIVIVVVGLLAVAALPRFLDVTDEAKKSSIEGVAGGFATAVLSARAQWEAEARPSEKIGVETYNTVNYDGVDFWLTRSKNSNNEDTDFRDGYPWTLNNNSSTAPQDISDKTCSELMENLLQNPPKVGAVSDVASDSNYKYSAQANSGDATCTYIQLEGNTEHQFVYEIKTGRVTVTLQ, encoded by the coding sequence ATGCTTAAGAATCAAAAGGGTTTCTCCCTTGTCGAATTAGTCATAGTGATCGTGGTCGTTGGTTTATTGGCGGTAGCTGCTTTACCTCGTTTCTTAGATGTGACGGATGAAGCCAAGAAATCAAGCATTGAAGGCGTCGCTGGTGGTTTTGCAACGGCAGTTTTGTCGGCGAGAGCACAGTGGGAAGCAGAAGCGCGACCATCAGAGAAGATAGGTGTTGAAACATACAATACTGTAAATTATGATGGTGTTGATTTTTGGTTAACAAGATCAAAGAACAGTAACAACGAAGATACCGACTTTCGAGACGGCTATCCATGGACTCTGAATAATAATTCTAGCACTGCACCACAAGATATTTCAGATAAAACATGTTCTGAGTTGATGGAAAACTTACTGCAAAACCCACCTAAAGTCGGTGCGGTTTCAGATGTTGCTAGTGACTCAAATTACAAATATTCAGCGCAAGCGAATTCAGGTGATGCAACGTGTACTTACATTCAATTAGAAGGTAATACTGAGCACCAATTCGTTTACGAAATTAAAACTGGTCGTGTGACCGTAACTTTGCAGTAA
- a CDS encoding type II secretion system F family protein yields the protein MPTYRYVGRSSDGSQVTGQLDANNEDLAAESLMSKGIIPTSIKLGKSGGSVLDMDVSSLFSPNVPLEVLVLFCRQLYSLTKAGVPLLRSMKGLTQNCENKQLKAALEDVVAELTNGRGLSASMQMHPKVFSPLFVSMIGVGENTGRLDQALLQLAGYYEQEVETRKRIKTAMRYPTFVISFILIAMFILNIKVIPQFSSMFARFGVDLPLPTRILIGMSEFFVNYWGLMLAVIFGLIFAFKAWVKTDKGLEKWDRLRLKMPVIGGVVNRALLSRFSRTFALMLKAGVPLNQSLALSAEALDNRFLELRVQAMKSAIEAGSTVSSTAINSEIFTPLVIQMISVGEETGRIDELLLEVADFYDREVDYDLKTLTARIEPILLTIVAGMVLILALGIFLPMWGMLDAIKG from the coding sequence ATGCCAACGTATCGTTATGTAGGTCGTAGTTCTGATGGCAGTCAAGTGACTGGCCAGTTGGATGCGAATAACGAAGATCTTGCTGCTGAAAGTTTGATGAGCAAGGGGATCATTCCTACCTCTATCAAGCTGGGGAAAAGTGGTGGATCAGTGTTAGATATGGATGTATCTAGCCTGTTTTCTCCTAATGTGCCTCTAGAAGTATTAGTTCTATTTTGCCGACAGTTATACAGCCTCACTAAAGCGGGTGTTCCATTATTGAGGTCGATGAAAGGCTTAACCCAAAACTGCGAAAACAAACAGTTGAAAGCGGCTTTAGAAGACGTGGTTGCAGAGTTAACGAACGGCCGTGGATTATCGGCATCGATGCAGATGCACCCAAAAGTATTTAGTCCACTATTTGTATCAATGATCGGTGTTGGTGAAAACACAGGTCGTTTAGATCAGGCTTTATTGCAATTGGCTGGATATTACGAGCAAGAGGTTGAAACTCGTAAGCGAATCAAGACCGCGATGCGTTACCCAACCTTCGTTATCAGCTTTATTTTGATTGCGATGTTCATTCTTAATATCAAGGTTATTCCACAGTTTTCTAGTATGTTCGCACGCTTTGGTGTCGATCTGCCACTGCCAACTCGTATCTTGATTGGTATGTCAGAGTTCTTTGTGAATTACTGGGGCTTAATGCTCGCGGTTATTTTCGGTCTTATCTTTGCTTTTAAGGCATGGGTAAAAACTGACAAAGGATTGGAAAAGTGGGATAGGTTGCGTTTAAAAATGCCGGTTATTGGTGGCGTTGTGAATCGAGCACTATTGTCGCGCTTTTCACGTACTTTTGCACTAATGCTAAAAGCGGGTGTACCACTTAACCAATCATTAGCGTTATCAGCTGAGGCTTTGGACAATCGCTTTCTAGAACTACGAGTTCAAGCCATGAAATCAGCAATCGAAGCGGGTAGTACAGTTTCATCTACCGCAATCAACAGCGAAATTTTCACACCGCTCGTGATACAAATGATTTCAGTGGGTGAAGAGACAGGTCGTATTGATGAATTGCTGCTTGAAGTGGCTGATTTTTACGACCGAGAGGTCGATTATGATCTGAAAACTTTAACGGCCAGAATTGAACCGATTTTGCTGACGATAGTTGCAGGCATGGTGCTGATTTTAGCGCTAGGTATTTTCTTACCTATGTGGGGAATGCTGGATGCAATCAAAGGTTAG
- a CDS encoding rod shape-determining protein, with translation MFKKLRGMFSNDLSIDLGTANTLIYVKGQGIVLDEPSVVAIRQDRTGSAKSVAAVGHAAKQMLGRTPGNISAIRPMKDGVIADFYVTEKMLQHFIKQVHDNSVLKPSPRVLVCVPCGSTQVERRAIRESALGAGAREVYLIDEPMAAAIGAGLRVSEPTGSMVVDIGGGTTEVAVISLNGVVYSSSVRIGGDRFDEAIINYVRRNYGSLIGEATAEKIKHEIGSAYPGDEVEEIEVRGRNLAEGVPRSFSLNSNEILEALQEPLSGIVSAVMVALEQCPPELASDISENGMVLTGGGALLKDLDRLLTEETGIPVVVAEEPLTCVALGGGKALEMIDMHGGDLFSEE, from the coding sequence ATGTTTAAAAAACTTCGTGGCATGTTTTCAAACGACCTATCGATTGATCTAGGTACAGCCAATACCCTTATATATGTAAAAGGCCAAGGCATTGTTCTTGATGAGCCTTCCGTTGTCGCTATTCGCCAAGATCGTACGGGGTCTGCAAAGAGTGTAGCTGCTGTTGGTCACGCTGCTAAGCAAATGCTTGGTCGTACGCCTGGTAACATCTCAGCGATCCGTCCGATGAAAGACGGTGTAATTGCCGACTTTTACGTAACTGAAAAAATGCTTCAGCATTTTATCAAACAAGTGCATGACAACAGTGTTCTTAAACCAAGCCCTCGTGTTTTGGTTTGTGTACCTTGTGGTTCAACTCAGGTTGAGCGTCGTGCAATCCGTGAATCAGCATTAGGTGCTGGTGCTCGTGAGGTTTACCTAATCGATGAGCCTATGGCTGCTGCGATTGGTGCTGGCCTACGTGTATCTGAGCCAACGGGTTCAATGGTTGTTGATATCGGTGGTGGTACTACTGAAGTTGCGGTTATCTCACTAAACGGTGTGGTTTACTCGTCTTCTGTTCGTATCGGTGGTGACCGTTTTGATGAAGCGATCATCAACTACGTTCGTCGTAACTACGGCAGCTTGATCGGTGAAGCGACAGCAGAGAAGATCAAACACGAAATCGGTTCAGCTTACCCTGGCGATGAAGTGGAAGAGATCGAAGTACGTGGTCGTAACCTTGCTGAAGGTGTGCCTCGTAGCTTTAGCCTGAACTCAAACGAAATCCTTGAAGCGCTTCAAGAGCCTCTATCGGGTATCGTATCTGCAGTGATGGTTGCGCTAGAACAGTGTCCACCAGAGCTCGCTTCTGATATCTCAGAAAACGGTATGGTACTAACAGGTGGTGGTGCACTACTTAAAGACCTTGATCGTCTGCTAACAGAAGAAACAGGTATCCCTGTTGTTGTTGCAGAAGAGCCACTAACGTGTGTTGCTCTAGGTGGCGGTAAAGCCCTAGAGATGATCGACATGCACGGCGGCGATCTGTTCAGCGAAGAATAA
- a CDS encoding type II secretion system protein, with protein MKRQGGFTLIELVVVIVILGILAVTAAPRFLNLQDDARESSLQGLKGAIDGAAGITYGKAAIDGLEAVSAGQNVEGIDIAFGYPTATATGIGAAVVGLTDDWENVTSGGTGTISFSFSGADVGEDECIVTYNQATGTTAASAASTTVTLGAGCNG; from the coding sequence ATGAAAAGACAAGGCGGTTTCACCCTAATCGAACTAGTGGTTGTAATTGTTATTCTAGGTATTCTTGCTGTAACTGCGGCACCACGTTTCCTTAACCTGCAAGATGATGCTCGTGAGTCTTCACTACAAGGCCTAAAGGGTGCAATTGATGGTGCTGCTGGTATCACTTATGGTAAAGCTGCAATTGACGGTTTAGAAGCTGTATCAGCAGGACAAAATGTAGAAGGTATTGATATTGCGTTTGGTTACCCAACTGCAACTGCAACTGGCATTGGTGCTGCTGTTGTTGGCCTAACCGATGACTGGGAGAATGTGACTAGTGGTGGTACTGGTACTATCTCATTCAGCTTTTCTGGAGCAGATGTTGGTGAAGATGAATGTATCGTTACTTATAATCAAGCTACAGGAACAACTGCCGCTTCAGCTGCTTCTACAACAGTAACTCTTGGTGCTGGTTGTAACGGTTAA
- a CDS encoding MSHA biogenesis protein MshP: MSRKLSQKGSALIIVIFVIVVLGFLATSLSRTSWSDNDSNTRVVLGTQAWLLSHSVNEYVMTQFYPDPDPQSSSAISTVCTEPIPSAVANVAGSIVSESSMNCSLSSLQCGRRGRLDGFVFYVLESSVVCGSGVSEVQRNQELWVKETE, encoded by the coding sequence ATGTCCCGTAAATTATCCCAAAAAGGTAGTGCGCTAATCATTGTTATTTTTGTCATTGTGGTGCTGGGTTTTTTAGCGACAAGCTTAAGTCGAACTAGTTGGTCTGATAATGATTCAAATACCCGAGTAGTACTTGGGACACAAGCGTGGTTACTAAGTCATTCTGTTAATGAATATGTGATGACGCAATTTTATCCCGATCCTGACCCACAATCTTCATCCGCTATTTCAACAGTGTGCACTGAACCTATACCGAGTGCTGTGGCAAATGTTGCTGGTTCAATAGTTTCTGAGTCATCGATGAATTGTTCTCTGAGCTCATTGCAATGTGGAAGGCGGGGGCGGCTCGATGGTTTTGTTTTTTATGTTTTAGAGTCTTCAGTTGTTTGTGGTTCTGGAGTAAGTGAAGTTCAACGTAATCAAGAGCTTTGGGTTAAGGAGACTGAATGA
- a CDS encoding MSHA biogenesis protein MshF: MLNNLQRSRFVIWSVVILFLIIGLLSASKTVEEEATNTAFIVASKQMLERANRFKQQYLLTGVEQKGHSEQPKFYSRTGWIMPIQDSERDCNYWLDQLYPQGSILGLSSPSVEDKSDNIQFHCSYHYSDKYQIDILLKKERFSVKANILAL, from the coding sequence ATGCTAAATAACCTACAACGCTCACGTTTTGTTATTTGGAGTGTGGTTATTCTTTTTCTGATTATAGGCCTACTTTCGGCATCGAAAACGGTAGAAGAAGAAGCGACTAACACGGCATTTATTGTCGCGAGTAAGCAAATGCTAGAGCGAGCCAATCGTTTCAAGCAACAGTATTTGTTAACGGGTGTTGAGCAAAAAGGTCATTCAGAACAACCAAAGTTCTATAGCCGTACAGGTTGGATAATGCCGATCCAAGACTCGGAACGAGACTGCAATTATTGGTTGGATCAATTGTACCCTCAAGGGAGCATTTTAGGGCTAAGCTCTCCAAGTGTTGAAGATAAAAGTGATAACATACAGTTTCATTGTAGTTATCATTATAGTGATAAGTATCAGATAGATATATTACTCAAGAAAGAAAGATTTAGTGTGAAAGCCAATATTTTGGCTTTGTGA
- a CDS encoding DUF6701 domain-containing protein, producing the protein MKHLSIIFALLFISFPSYADFSSSQCSSLHAGDDFSVWFKLAPSSGEDTIYATKRNGGSPTPMWSNDSSVQSPVIDDNETSNGEFYEVWLEYQSVTNKSGWLTYNLWEGSSWRQVGSPQYADLSGLSAAIAVSGDGASEIKCDDDITQPPPSYAPQALYQFGVMQCNGSECKIPLSKPFTNTPLVFVMPTIDPANPDSDAPATLVVTNVTKTEATIEQIKAPKNGGGSDLTSQPMIEVSYLAIEPGVADFDGHQVIAGYIETDQASAKSGSNNNDRAFYSDFGGGIFPSNPVVLHQIQTRNNSNKWMTSGKVRRTNEKSFVDLFLELSASHNSNRDYEDEKIAFLATLPTSSVLEVDGYKVQFARGYDTPSQSGGDPMLDGCEDKYATSSLSSIDGVIANKQERAGGHGGWLRRCNINDNQVSFVVDEDYRDRTHIPEEVGYFAFEFEDVPLEICDVTPHVVQSWGSNSRLKWTSNTASIQIEGTYQSSGQVGIWVDPTNPTVNPKAQCDGKECIENSSLYVVEPNIVDLDLPTGRDVDAGWQEVDLPSGKYNTVSAGGSGTLNLTGGTYYIERLIISASGKLVLSQDTKIFVNGFELSGTGQVINNSFKLSIWAENYKGSDALVQVERSLNALIFSREKILVSGGKGLISGRVTAKNIELRPDGKIIDDAQLCPVQPSDYQLNLTPNKDFSLLCETPQVTVTVTDSQGNPATEQVEVYIRTPTGMTVDSIIEGHHNGGNSYSTNSSGILILGLDAASIGTYKIEAELASDSSQNDFGDFLVSLYKFEASDVYATAGKDAEFTLKVLACKNDSVTPVSGYSGSKNLNISQFTLLKPSLSEGAQDGGLLVSGDGGTSWSNSSTTFDFTDAQAIPNGKLNYDESGSVSFKLSDPDFECPAGYDCEDNEGGDLDALEGVVYVFVRPWKIAICDIKDTLVPANSNPATTTGTPGFMASGENFSVKYRPIVFGSGDECNLDITTNYALDSGPINVSFKLAYPNIVDDNLNITPSVVGPFGNSSELVISNYLWDEVGSVQFKTSATYLTMGLNEDTELVGRFYPKYFTTIGTPIWDYPGSGVSEQSFAYMNQPFDGVEFEVEALNALGNAIANYASFDTTLTAGFSLFEANFGDRFNSPVPNKVWIATDNRSIGTFTLSEISPATDCDSELCLEKLSTANNYEDGPYNGTNGNSTDISITHTGSVSDDPVAYLNEEGSRDPQRLTAQPDIRFGRMDLDDVGGNSGATITIPLRVEYWNGSRFVLNEDDNATNVEASTSASDVIWSEDGSVTTTVTFANGGRVSSGESRNLTASQGGGVSIREQVQLWQNMDDIPWLRYDWDSDKVSDAANGEQDPSTVVTFGIYRGNDRVIYRGESGLTGQ; encoded by the coding sequence ATGAAACATCTTAGTATAATATTTGCGCTGCTATTTATTTCTTTTCCTTCTTATGCTGATTTTTCTTCATCCCAATGTAGTTCACTCCACGCAGGGGACGATTTCTCCGTATGGTTTAAATTAGCTCCATCGTCTGGGGAGGATACTATATATGCGACTAAAAGAAACGGCGGTAGCCCGACACCAATGTGGAGTAATGATAGTAGCGTTCAGAGCCCCGTAATTGATGATAACGAAACGTCGAACGGTGAGTTTTATGAGGTTTGGCTTGAATATCAAAGCGTCACGAATAAGTCAGGATGGTTAACTTATAATTTATGGGAAGGAAGCTCTTGGCGACAAGTTGGGTCTCCTCAATACGCTGACCTTTCAGGGCTTTCTGCAGCGATTGCGGTTTCAGGCGATGGGGCGAGCGAAATCAAGTGTGATGATGATATAACTCAACCTCCTCCAAGTTATGCACCCCAAGCTCTTTACCAGTTTGGTGTCATGCAATGTAATGGCTCAGAATGTAAGATTCCGCTGAGTAAACCTTTTACGAACACGCCACTTGTGTTTGTAATGCCAACTATCGATCCAGCTAACCCGGACTCAGATGCCCCCGCAACGTTAGTTGTGACTAATGTTACGAAAACGGAAGCAACGATTGAGCAAATTAAAGCTCCGAAGAATGGAGGTGGCTCAGATTTAACTAGTCAGCCTATGATAGAGGTTAGCTATCTTGCTATTGAACCAGGTGTTGCTGATTTTGATGGGCATCAGGTAATTGCGGGTTACATAGAGACTGATCAAGCTAGTGCTAAATCAGGCTCAAATAATAATGATAGAGCCTTTTATAGCGATTTTGGAGGAGGGATATTCCCATCTAATCCTGTTGTGTTGCACCAAATTCAAACTCGAAATAATAGCAATAAGTGGATGACATCTGGCAAGGTTAGAAGAACTAATGAGAAGTCATTCGTTGATTTGTTTTTAGAGCTAAGCGCTTCTCATAACAGTAACCGCGACTATGAAGATGAAAAAATAGCCTTTTTAGCTACGTTACCGACAAGCTCAGTTCTTGAAGTTGATGGCTACAAGGTTCAGTTTGCTCGAGGTTATGATACTCCAAGTCAAAGCGGGGGAGACCCTATGCTCGATGGTTGTGAGGATAAGTATGCAACGAGCTCCCTAAGTAGTATTGATGGGGTCATTGCGAATAAACAAGAGAGAGCTGGCGGGCACGGAGGGTGGTTGCGTCGTTGTAATATCAATGATAATCAGGTTAGTTTCGTTGTTGATGAAGATTATAGAGACCGCACGCATATACCTGAGGAAGTGGGTTACTTTGCTTTTGAATTTGAAGATGTTCCATTAGAGATATGTGACGTTACCCCTCATGTGGTGCAATCTTGGGGGAGTAATAGTCGCTTAAAGTGGACGTCTAATACGGCCTCCATCCAAATTGAAGGTACTTATCAATCTAGTGGTCAGGTGGGGATTTGGGTTGATCCTACAAATCCAACTGTTAATCCAAAGGCACAATGTGATGGAAAGGAGTGTATAGAAAACTCATCCCTATATGTAGTGGAGCCTAATATCGTTGATTTAGATTTACCCACCGGACGAGATGTCGATGCAGGTTGGCAAGAAGTTGATCTTCCTAGTGGTAAGTATAATACGGTGTCCGCTGGAGGTTCTGGAACACTTAACTTGACAGGTGGTACTTATTATATCGAGCGTTTAATTATTAGTGCTAGCGGTAAATTAGTATTGTCTCAAGATACCAAAATTTTTGTGAATGGTTTTGAGCTGTCAGGGACGGGGCAGGTTATTAACAATAGCTTCAAACTGTCTATATGGGCTGAGAATTATAAAGGTAGTGATGCCTTAGTTCAGGTGGAAAGGAGCTTGAATGCGCTAATTTTTAGTCGAGAAAAAATACTTGTCTCTGGTGGTAAAGGGCTAATAAGTGGGCGCGTAACAGCTAAGAATATAGAATTAAGACCTGATGGTAAAATTATTGATGATGCTCAGTTGTGTCCTGTACAGCCATCAGATTACCAATTGAATTTGACTCCCAACAAAGACTTCTCTTTATTGTGTGAAACTCCACAAGTGACGGTAACTGTGACTGACTCTCAAGGGAACCCAGCGACGGAGCAAGTTGAAGTTTATATTAGAACACCTACTGGTATGACAGTTGATAGTATTATTGAAGGACACCATAACGGCGGGAATTCTTATTCGACAAATTCGTCGGGAATATTAATACTAGGCTTGGATGCGGCCTCAATTGGTACCTATAAAATTGAGGCTGAATTAGCATCTGACTCAAGCCAAAATGACTTTGGTGATTTTTTAGTATCGCTCTACAAATTTGAAGCAAGTGATGTGTATGCTACTGCAGGGAAGGATGCTGAATTCACACTTAAAGTTCTTGCATGTAAAAATGATTCCGTGACGCCTGTTTCTGGCTATAGCGGCAGTAAAAATCTCAATATTTCCCAGTTTACATTGCTAAAGCCATCGCTTAGCGAGGGGGCTCAAGATGGTGGACTACTAGTTTCTGGTGATGGTGGGACTAGTTGGAGTAACTCATCAACAACATTTGACTTTACAGACGCACAAGCGATTCCAAATGGAAAACTCAATTATGATGAGTCTGGTTCTGTTAGCTTTAAGTTATCGGATCCCGATTTTGAATGTCCTGCTGGCTATGATTGTGAAGATAACGAAGGCGGAGATTTAGATGCTCTGGAGGGGGTCGTTTATGTCTTTGTTCGACCGTGGAAAATTGCGATTTGTGATATAAAAGATACGCTTGTGCCAGCAAATTCAAATCCAGCAACGACGACTGGGACTCCTGGTTTTATGGCTTCGGGTGAGAATTTCTCTGTCAAATATCGACCAATCGTATTTGGTAGTGGAGACGAGTGTAATTTAGATATCACTACTAATTATGCGCTGGATTCTGGCCCTATCAATGTGTCTTTTAAATTGGCTTATCCCAATATTGTTGATGACAATTTAAATATAACTCCATCGGTGGTAGGACCGTTTGGTAATTCGTCCGAACTAGTGATTTCAAATTATTTATGGGATGAAGTCGGCTCTGTGCAATTTAAGACAAGCGCTACGTATCTGACTATGGGGCTAAATGAAGATACGGAACTCGTAGGTCGCTTTTATCCAAAATATTTTACCACGATAGGTACTCCAATTTGGGATTATCCAGGAAGTGGAGTAAGTGAGCAAAGCTTTGCTTATATGAATCAACCATTCGATGGTGTCGAATTTGAAGTTGAGGCGTTAAATGCTCTAGGGAACGCGATTGCAAATTATGCATCATTTGATACTACGTTAACGGCGGGCTTCTCATTATTTGAGGCAAATTTTGGTGATCGCTTTAATTCTCCTGTGCCCAACAAAGTGTGGATTGCTACTGATAATCGAAGTATTGGTACTTTTACACTAAGTGAAATTTCTCCTGCAACCGACTGTGATTCAGAACTATGTCTCGAAAAACTATCAACGGCTAATAATTATGAGGATGGTCCTTACAACGGTACTAATGGCAATTCAACAGATATATCAATTACTCACACTGGTTCTGTAAGTGATGACCCGGTTGCTTATCTGAACGAGGAGGGGAGTAGAGATCCTCAACGCTTAACCGCGCAGCCCGATATTCGCTTTGGTCGAATGGACTTAGACGATGTTGGTGGCAATTCAGGAGCAACAATTACTATTCCTCTAAGAGTTGAGTATTGGAATGGCAGCCGCTTTGTTCTTAATGAGGATGATAATGCTACAAACGTCGAAGCTTCTACGAGTGCTAGCGATGTTATTTGGTCAGAAGACGGCAGTGTCACCACGACAGTAACATTCGCTAATGGCGGCCGGGTATCTTCTGGAGAGTCTCGTAACCTGACGGCTTCTCAAGGTGGAGGTGTAAGCATCCGTGAACAAGTACAGTTGTGGCAAAATATGGATGATATTCCATGGCTCAGATACGATTGGGATAGCGATAAAGTTTCGGATGCGGCAAATGGAGAGCAAGATCCCTCCACCGTCGTCACATTTGGTATCTACCGCGGTAACGATCGTGTGATTTACCGAGGTGAAAGTGGTTTAACAGGTCAGTAA
- a CDS encoding PilW family protein: protein MKDKGFTLIEMILAIVISSIVLLGVANFTELGMRGYFGSVERFRLQTEARFVLEKLSREVRHAVPNLFPASVSSGCVSFYPIVDSGFYAISGADINFLVSDTGATSSSLQSMSLVINPTRPHTDINELNNIYPLNNVTPPTASAAYFSIPNGANSLVSESVGKRHYIFDSNTLVDYCLASGNLLTRNGVTISDRVMSDNSALSYQPADVQSNGVVELVLEFAENNESTVFEQDIQVINVP from the coding sequence ATGAAGGACAAAGGATTTACGCTCATAGAGATGATTTTAGCTATTGTCATCTCAAGTATAGTGTTGCTTGGTGTTGCGAATTTTACTGAACTTGGCATGAGAGGATATTTTGGTTCTGTAGAACGCTTTCGATTACAAACTGAAGCTAGGTTTGTATTGGAAAAGCTTTCGCGCGAAGTGAGACATGCTGTACCTAATTTGTTTCCAGCTTCAGTGAGTAGTGGTTGTGTATCATTCTATCCAATTGTTGATTCAGGTTTTTATGCCATTTCTGGAGCGGATATTAACTTCTTGGTTAGTGATACTGGAGCAACAAGTAGTTCATTACAATCCATGTCATTAGTAATAAACCCGACGCGTCCTCACACTGATATCAACGAATTAAATAATATATACCCTCTTAACAATGTAACACCTCCAACTGCATCTGCCGCTTACTTTTCTATCCCAAACGGCGCCAACAGTCTTGTCAGCGAGTCTGTGGGTAAAAGGCATTACATTTTTGATTCAAATACCCTTGTAGACTATTGCCTTGCGAGTGGTAATTTATTAACTCGTAATGGCGTCACAATAAGCGATCGAGTTATGAGTGATAATAGCGCTCTGAGTTATCAGCCTGCGGATGTTCAGAGCAATGGTGTCGTTGAGCTGGTTTTAGAGTTTGCTGAAAATAATGAGTCCACAGTATTTGAGCAAGATATACAGGTGATTAATGTCCCGTAA
- a CDS encoding type II secretion system protein, with protein MDIKPNRGFTLVELIVVILLLAIISATAISRFGGRQSYELYALQEQASSIVRQVQLNRMQSNMDMSVSGAESLRLVAANNCIGSQSACNNTSETRSDVIASDDYSFSSVPISSYSSPIEFNLLGNPENTASSGVQITISSNKSSDKAWVCINSQGFVYPNRQECP; from the coding sequence ATGGACATAAAGCCAAACAGAGGTTTCACTTTAGTTGAATTGATTGTGGTGATTCTTTTACTTGCGATTATTTCAGCGACAGCCATCAGTCGTTTTGGTGGACGCCAAAGCTATGAATTGTATGCTCTGCAAGAGCAGGCTTCTTCTATTGTACGTCAAGTTCAATTGAATAGAATGCAATCCAATATGGACATGTCTGTGTCAGGTGCCGAAAGCTTACGTTTAGTGGCTGCGAATAATTGTATCGGTTCGCAATCTGCTTGTAACAATACATCTGAAACAAGAAGTGATGTTATCGCTAGTGATGATTATAGTTTCTCGTCTGTACCGATCTCTAGCTACTCTTCTCCAATCGAATTCAACTTATTAGGTAATCCTGAAAATACTGCCTCATCTGGTGTTCAAATTACAATTTCATCTAATAAAAGTTCAGACAAAGCTTGGGTTTGTATCAATTCTCAAGGCTTTGTTTACCCGAATCGCCAGGAATGCCCATGA
- a CDS encoding type IV pilus modification PilV family protein codes for MRQSMLNRGFTIIESIIVIVLLGFAMLAFSTFLAPQSVLSGQVNYSNRASALGQSIMTDLLARDYGSVSSGTPIELGSTYTNFDVELIVTNDTPTTSMQKFTLTITASNNSPITLVAFKGEY; via the coding sequence ATGAGACAAAGTATGCTAAACCGTGGTTTTACAATTATAGAGTCGATTATTGTGATTGTGCTTCTAGGGTTTGCCATGCTCGCATTCTCTACTTTTCTCGCACCACAATCCGTACTTTCAGGCCAAGTGAATTATTCCAATCGAGCCTCAGCATTAGGCCAAAGTATTATGACTGATCTGTTAGCTCGAGATTATGGTTCTGTGAGTTCAGGCACTCCGATTGAACTCGGCAGCACTTACACTAACTTTGATGTGGAGTTGATAGTCACCAACGACACACCGACTACGTCGATGCAGAAATTTACGCTAACAATTACCGCGAGCAATAATTCTCCTATCACTTTAGTCGCCTTTAAAGGGGAGTATTAA